From the genome of Streptomyces sp. V2I9:
CGCGGCTGACGTCTCCCGGCGTACGCGGCCGAGTTGTGCGTGGCCGACCCGTGCGCGGCCGACACGCTCCGGCGCGCGGCGGGCCCCGGCGTACGCGGTCGGGTGCGCCCTCCCCCGCGCGCCCGTTCGGCCCATCAGCGCGGGCACCCGAACGGGCCCGGCCCCAGACTCCGGATATGGACGCATCCCCTTCCCGCAGCCGGGCGCGCAGGCTGCTGATCCCCCTCTCCGCCGCCGTCTGCGCGATCACTCTGGCGGGCGGCTGCTCCGGTACGGGCCCGGCGGCTCCGGCGCCCGAGGCGAGCGCGTCGGGCACCGCGCAGGGGTCGGTGAAGCGCGCCCCCGACGACCTGGAGACCGCCTACAAGGACGTCATCAACGACGTGCTGCCGTCGGTGGTGCAGATCGACGCCTCGGAAGGGCTCGGTTCCGGGGTCGTCTACGACGGCAAGGGACACATCGTCACGAACGCCCATGTGGTCGGCGACGAGGAGAAGTTCAAGGTCAGCGTCGCCACCGGGGAGGCGGTGCTGAGCGCGTCGCTGGTCTCCTCCTATCCGGAGCAGGACCTGGCCGTGATCAAGCTCGACGAGGTGCCGGACGGGCTGAAGCCGGCGGAGTTCGGCGACGCGGCGAAGGTCGAGGTGGGGCAGATCGTGCTGGCGATGGGCTCGCCGCTGGGCCTGTCCAGCAGCGTCACCCAGGGCATCGTCTCCGCGCTCGGCCGGACCGTGAGCGAGGGCCGGTCGGGCGGCGGTACGGGGGCGACGATCGCCAACATGGTGCAGACGTCCGCGGCGATCAATCCGGGCAACAGCGGTGGCGCGCTGGTCGATCTGGACAGCCGGGTGATCGGCATCCCGACCCTGGCGGCGACCGACCCGCAGCTGGGCGACAGCGCGGCGCCGGGCATCGGCTTCGCGATCCCCGTCTCGATGGTGAAGACGGTCGCGGACCAGATCATCAAGGACGGCAAGGTCACCGACTCGGGACGGGCCGCGCTCGACATCACCGGCCGCACGGTCGTCGACGACGACTACCGCCCCGCCGGGGTGGCGCTGGTCAGCGTGGAGCGGGGCGGGGCGGCGGCCGAAGCGGGGCTGCGGCCCGGAGACACCATCACGAAGATCGGGGACGTGGAGGTCACCACGATCAC
Proteins encoded in this window:
- a CDS encoding S1C family serine protease; this translates as MDASPSRSRARRLLIPLSAAVCAITLAGGCSGTGPAAPAPEASASGTAQGSVKRAPDDLETAYKDVINDVLPSVVQIDASEGLGSGVVYDGKGHIVTNAHVVGDEEKFKVSVATGEAVLSASLVSSYPEQDLAVIKLDEVPDGLKPAEFGDAAKVEVGQIVLAMGSPLGLSSSVTQGIVSALGRTVSEGRSGGGTGATIANMVQTSAAINPGNSGGALVDLDSRVIGIPTLAATDPQLGDSAAPGIGFAIPVSMVKTVADQIIKDGKVTDSGRAALDITGRTVVDDDYRPAGVALVSVERGGAAAEAGLRPGDTITKIGDVEVTTITSLSEALANDEPGQKVTVTYTRDGDSRTAEVTLGEI